A single region of the Populus nigra chromosome 2, ddPopNigr1.1, whole genome shotgun sequence genome encodes:
- the LOC133682986 gene encoding protein NTM1-like 9 — translation MHSQPPPVGYGFHPTDEELVTYYLRLKMHGGYEQEVSIIAEANVCDHEPWVLPELSAIQEPNDPECYFFCPRSYKYANSHRANRTTQAGYWKVTGKDRVVKAKTTKEHIATKKTLVFYTGRVPNGIKTNWVMHEYHPTFTFHNQRDFVLCKLKKDPDAIMPTYEEGEASFNVTSDHSENQNPTEYNHPQTFEEGEYGARNNEPEEDTYELQAQLDSFRGYDEGCYSLDSALKFPYGDIY, via the exons ATGCATTCTCAACCACCTCCCGTAGGCTATGGATTCCATCCAACCGATGAAGAATTGGTGACCTATTACTTGAGGTTAAAAATGCACGGTGGCTATGAACAAGAAGTCAGCATAATCGCAGAGGCTAATGTGTGCGATCATGAGCCTTGGGTTCTGCCTG AGCTTTCAGCAATTCAAGAGCCAAACGACCCAGAGTGTTATTTCTTCTGTCCTCGCAGTTACAAGTACGCAAATAGCCACCGGGCTAATAGGACAACTCAAGCTGGATACTGGAAAGTCACAGGCAAGGATCGTGTAGTCAAGGCTAAAACCACCAAGGAGCATATTGCTACCAAGAAGACTCTGGTTTTCTACACGGGGCGTGTTCCTAACGGGATCAAGACCAATTGGGTCATGCACGAGTATCATCCAACATTCACCTTCCATAACCAG AGGGATTTCGTTCTCTGCAAACTGAAGAAAGATCCAGATGCGATCATGCCAACATATGAAGAAGGTGAAGCAAGCTTCAATGTGACTTCTGATCATTctgaaaatcaaaacccaacTGAGTATAATCATCCCCAAACCTTTGAAGAAGGTGAATATGGTGCCCGGAACAACGAGCCAGAG GAAGATACTTATGAACTCCAGGCACAACTGGACTCATTCCGTGGCTATGATGAGGGATGTTATAGCCTGGACTCTGCCCTAAAGTTTCCATACGGCGATATTTACTGA
- the LOC133681627 gene encoding uncharacterized protein LOC133681627 — protein MNLGSLFQYVQGGYVLCKLKEKPDVKTNKGEPNHHLVSISDFEAAPSCSIEGECRPSMEMPSKFINHSTHGYGDSSLLDLDFDNPNLDISAPDEGERNSLTVLLPGLENGNPWEKTEEGCLRPSVVSPENSPADALLPDLSQLIPHLRAELKALISELENSLRSPFQPAASVSNEEIPFHRGFDASVST, from the exons ATGAATCTAGGTTCTCTGTTTCAATATGTGCAGGGGGGATATGTTCTCtgtaaattgaaggaaaaaccAGATGTGAAGACCAACAAAGGTGAACCAAATCATCATCTGGTCTCGATCTCTGATTTCGAAGCTGCACCGAGCTGCAGTATTGAAGGCGAATGCAGGCCTTCGATGGAGATGCCTTCTAAGTTTATAAATCACTCAACCCATGGTTACGGAGACAGTAGCCTACTTGATTTAGATTTTGATAATCCAAATCTGGACATATCAGCCCCCGATGAAGGTGAAAGGAATTCTCTTACGGTTCTGCTTCCGGGTTTGGAAAATGGAAATCCGTGGGAGAAGACTGAAGAAGGTTGTTTGCGTCCCTCAGTGGTTTCACCAGAAAATAGTCCAGCAGATGCTTTGCTTCCTGACCTTTCACAG CTAATCCCTCATCTACGGGCAGAGCTGAAAGCATTAATCTCGGAGCTAGAAAACAGCCTTCGTTCTCCATTTCAGCCAGCTGCGTCTGTGAGCAATGAGGAAATCCCGTTTCACAGGGGCTTCGATGCCTCTGTGTCTACCTGA